GCGAAGGAGCACAATCCGGAGACGAACCGGAAGTGCTGTACGACAAGTTCCGTCCCGGCCTGTCTGCCCGCACCTGGAACTGAGTTCGTCGCCCTCGGGCAAAGTTCTTCTTTCCTCTCGTGGCTCCGCGACCGCGGGTGCCATCGTTCGCACATCCTCAAATAAGTTCACGTTAAGAATTGGCACAATTGCGTTTGCGCTCGATACTCCGGCTGGGCACATTCGGCCCATCTGGTTCGACCGGAAACCCGCAGTGGACCGAGACACATAATGGCCCGATCAGAAAACTCCATCGACAGCCTCCTGATGGATGTCGAGAAGGGAACTCCGGAGCAGGCCCGTGCGGCCGCGATTACGCTCGGCTCCATGGGCGCCGGCGCCGAGGAAGCTGCCCCGGACCTGGTGGACCATCTGGCGCTCCCGTATGGCACGGTGACCTGGGCGATTGTGGAAGCCCTGGCGGCGATCGCGTCGGCAGACGAACAGGTCGTCGACGATCTTCTGGATGGCATTCAGGATCCAGACGAGAACATTCGATGGGGCTCTGCGCGGGCGTTGGGCCTGATGGGCAAGGCCGCCGAGGATACCGTCGAGGAACTCTACAAGCTGCTGCGCGACCCGAAGGGCGCTGTGTGCTGGGCCGCCATCCGGGCGCTCGAGCAAATCGCGGCCGAATCCGACAAAGCGCTCAAGTGCCTCATTGGGCACCTGCAGGATACGGAACACAACGAGCACATCCTCTGGGGCATCACGACGGCGCTCGGCCGGCTGGGGCCTCGCGCGAAGCCCGCGGAGGGTATCCTGACCAAGCTGGTCGACGAGGCGAATCGCAGCCTTCGCTGGGCCGCCGTCGAATCCCTGCAGCGCATCCGCCGGCCTGACTGACTTTCTCCTCCCATTTTGATGGGTCCTGCTTTTGCTTTCTCCTGTCGTGGGAATACTATTCTGCGATGGAGAAACAATACATGAAGACAATCCGACTGCTACTCTTGCTGGGCCTCATCTTTGGCGGTCTGACGACCACTGGAAACGCACAACCGGCCGATCAGCCCGCGGCCACCGAGCCTGCGGCTTCCGAGACGTTCAACGTCGATCCGGTCCACACTTCCATTCTGTTCCGCATCAAGCACCTCGATACCGCTTACTTCTATGGTTGGTTCGAGGATTACTCCGGTTCGATCGTTCTCGATCACGAAACGCCGGCGAACTCGTCGGTCGAGTTCGAGATCCAGGTTGCTTCGATCGAAACCCGCAACGATCAGCGCAACGCGCACCTGATGTCGCCGGATTTCTTCGATGTGGAGAAGTTCGCGACGATCACATTCAAGAGCACGAGCGTCGAAGCCGTCAGCAAGAGTGAATTCAAGGTCACCGGCGATCTGACGCTGCACGGTGTCACCAAGTCGATCACGCTGACCATCGAGAAGACCGGCGAAGGCCTGACGCCCATGGGCTATCGCCTCGGTGGGTTGGCGGAGTTCTCGCTCAACCGCACCGATTTCGGGATGACGAACATGGTCGGCCCGGTGGGCGATCAGGTCGACGTCACCGTCAGCGTGGAAGCCATCCGCAAGTCCGACTAATTGCGTCAGATTGGTTCAACATCTGTCACGTAGAACAGTTCACAGGCGCCGGCGCCGGTATCCGTTCGAGTTCGCGAAGAATTCCAATGGAACCCGCCGGTGCCTTTGACTTTCACCAGGTAGCCAGACAGGCGGACCGTATCGCCGCGATCGAGTTTCATCAGCGTGCGGCGAACCACAGGATCATCCGGCGGGGGAATGATGTGCGTGTTGGCGCTGTGGATTTCTATCTCGCGCTGGCCGACATCGACCTCGCTGTACTTGTACTCGAACATGCCCCAGCGCATGCCTTGCTTCCACTTGATGCCGGACAGATTCGGTTCAACCGTCAGCCTGCCCCAGACCAGCAGAAGATCGATAGGGGAGAGGCCGTTGTGCTCGTCGAACCAATACCGCCGGCGCGACATGACCATCGCTTCGACGGAGTATTCATCCGTGGCCATGATGATGTAACCATCGGGCGCGGGCAGTTCCGTCGGCTGCGCCAGGGCCCGCTGGATCGGTTCCCGAAAAGGCCCGGCCTCCTCGATGGGCCGGCCTCTCAACATCGTGCCGATCAGGACGAGAACCACCACCCCGGCAACCGCGCCGATGATTTTGGGATTCAGGAATGGGCTCTGTCCGTATTGAGACATCCATCGACCTCTGAGAAAGATACGGGCCAGGATCGGCATTCTTCAAGGGATAGCAGCCATTCTCCTTCTCAATTGACTCGCCAGTGGCCGTTTGGTCGACTGCCAAGTTGATGGATGGGATGGTAACTCGAACGCCCGCAAGTGAGGTTCCTCATGGCTCCCAAGACTGTGACGCCACCGCCGGTTGCGATGGATGATAAGACGGATTTCAACGTGGTCGGGACCAGCCCGCGCCGCATCGACGCAAACGACAAGGTCAGCGGCCAGGCGCAATATGCCGACGATCTGAAGTTCTCTGGGATGCTGCACGCAGCGATTCGGACCAGCGATATCGCCCACGGCGTG
This DNA window, taken from bacterium, encodes the following:
- a CDS encoding YceI family protein, producing MKTIRLLLLLGLIFGGLTTTGNAQPADQPAATEPAASETFNVDPVHTSILFRIKHLDTAYFYGWFEDYSGSIVLDHETPANSSVEFEIQVASIETRNDQRNAHLMSPDFFDVEKFATITFKSTSVEAVSKSEFKVTGDLTLHGVTKSITLTIEKTGEGLTPMGYRLGGLAEFSLNRTDFGMTNMVGPVGDQVDVTVSVEAIRKSD
- a CDS encoding HEAT repeat domain-containing protein, with product MARSENSIDSLLMDVEKGTPEQARAAAITLGSMGAGAEEAAPDLVDHLALPYGTVTWAIVEALAAIASADEQVVDDLLDGIQDPDENIRWGSARALGLMGKAAEDTVEELYKLLRDPKGAVCWAAIRALEQIAAESDKALKCLIGHLQDTEHNEHILWGITTALGRLGPRAKPAEGILTKLVDEANRSLRWAAVESLQRIRRPD